Part of the Thermodesulfobacteriota bacterium genome, CGCGGCTGAGCGAGGCTGCGTCCTCTTACGGGGGCGGATGCCTATTTCTCCCGCCCCTCCGAAATGCGCCTTACCTCTTCATACCTGAAGCAATCGACGATGTGGTCGTTTACCATCCCCGCGGCCTGCATGAAGGCGTAGCATATAGTCGAGCCGACGAAGCTGAATCCCCTTTTTTTCATGTCTTTGCTCATCGCGTCTGACTCCTTCGACCTGGCGGGAATCTCGGCAAGGCTCTTCCTCGAATTGTCTATGGGCCTCCCCCCGACGAACCGCCATATGTACTTGTCGAACGTGCCGAATTCCCCGCTCACCTCTAAAAACGCCCTCGCGTTCTGAACGGTGGAATTCACCTTGAGCCTGTTCCTTATAATGCCGGGATTTTCGAGAAGCTCCGCTATCTTCCTTTCGTCGTATGCGGCCACCTTCTGCGCGTCGAAGTTGTCGAACGCCTCCCTGTAGGAGTCCCGCCTCTTGAGTATGGTTATCCAGCTCAATCCCGCCTGCGCCCCGTCGAGGACCACCATCTCGAATAGCGTCCTGTCGTCGTGAACCGGGACGCCCCATTCAGTGTCGTGGTAATCGACGTAAAGCGGGTCTTCCCCGTGCCATCCGCATCTTTTCTTCAAGCCTTCTCTCCCTCCAGGTTATTCGGGGTCTCTGTGTACGGTCTCGGGCGAAAACGCCGGGAGGCACACGGCAATGTATTTCGCCCCATTCGGCGTGCTGTACCTCACCCATTCCCCGGGATAAGCTATCACGGCCTGCCCCGCCCCGACCTCCATCGTCCCGCCTTCGTGCTCGACCCTGAGCGCGCCTTCGAGGACGACCGTAATCTCCTGGAATTCCGGCCTCTGTCCCGGCTCCTCCCATCCCGCGGGCGACGTCATCCTGGCGACGCTGGCCACATCGCCCCCGGAATTTACCCTCCCCGCGAATTCCTCTATTATCTTGGGCTTGTTGCCCGCCGCCTCGATTATGGACGGCCCTTCGATGAGTTTGGGCATAGGTTCTCCGTACGTATCAGTTGAATCCTGAAACTCAGTACTGAATATAAATAAGCCGCCTCTCGCTGGCAAGGACAAAACCGGGCGGCCCGAAAATTTCCGATTGTGTTCATGCGCGGGGAATTTTACACTTTAAATCTATAGGCACTCGAAATCCCGATACCGCGGATCGGTGTAAACGGAGGGGAAACTTCATGAGAAAAATAATAGTCTTAGCTTTCATTCTGGGGCTGGCGGTTTTTACAGCCGGGGCACATTCCCGTGCCAACGGCTCTCCCCAGTGGGTGACAGGGAAGGTCGTGTCCATAGTTAAGGGCACGGAAGGAAGCCTCCTCAGCATGGAGCTGCCCGGGGGCGAGCTGTTCAGCGTCCCTTCCGCGCCGGGGCTTCTCGAAGGAATTCAGGCCGGGGACGTCGTGACGGTGCAGGTTATCGAAGGACAGGCGACGCTCCTCCGAATCGCGGAGAAGGCGGCTCCCTCCACCCCTGCGCCCGAAAAAAAGGACGACGGCGTTCAGTGGGTCCCGGGCGAGGTCATCTCGATAGAGAGGGGCCCGACGGACAGCCTCCTCAGCGTAAAGATGTCGGGCGGCACCGTTTTCAACGTCGCGGCGTCGAACGATAAAATTACGGGGATAAAGGTAGGCGACCACGTGATCGCAAAGGTCTTTCAGGGCTGGGCCCAGTCGGTTACAAAAAAATAGGGTATCGGCTATCGCATTCCTCTCCCCGGTTTTAGATACTAAACCCGGCCTGTTGAAGCCGTGGGCGAAGTTGTGATAAAATCGATGATGCCGGAGAGGGGATGATCGTACAAACGGGTTCGGAAGAATCGAAACTGCCTGACTTCCTTATCGTCGGAGCCGCCAGGAGCGCTACGACGTCGCTCTTTTACTACCTTAAAAACTACGACGAAATATACATGCCGGCCCGGAAGGAGCCCTGGTTTTTCAGTTACGCCGGCAATCCGCCCGATTATTCGAGTCCCGGGGCTTACGATGTCGTTTCAAAGCTCGATGACTACGCGGCCCTGTTCAAGGCCGCCCGCCCCGACCAGATAATTGGCGAGGCCTCGCCTTCCTACCTCTTCACATACAGCGCGGTGATACGGAATATAAAGGACGTGTACGGCGGGCTTTACGACAAGCTCAGGATAATAATAATCCTCCGGAACCCGGCCGAAAGGGCCTATTCCCATTTTATGCTGCACAAGAGGGGATATAAGGAGCCCCTCGATTTCAGGAAGGCAATCGAGCCGGATACCATAACGGCGCGGCGGCGCGATAACTGGGATATATTCTACGACTACACGGGATGCGGATTATATTACGAGCAGGTAAAGGCCTACATGGAAGAGTTCCCCCACGTGAAGGTTCTCCTTTACGAAGACCTCGTGCAAGACCCACGGAAGACGCTCACGGATATCTGTGAATTCTTGTCGGTCGATTACAGGGAAGACGTGAAGCTCGAAAGACTCAACAAGTCGGGCGTTCCGAAATTCGAGCTGCTTAACGAAATTATCAACAAATCGTCGCTGCTCAAGGACTTTCTAATGGCCGTTATCCCGGTGAGCGTCAGGAAACGGATGAAACACAGGGCTTACATGGTTAATATGAAGCCCGTCGGAATGAGCGAGGAATACAGGGAATATCTCCGCCCGTTCTATGTAAAAGACGTCGAGAACCTCTCCGCGCTCCTTAAGAGAGACCTCTCCGTCTGGCTCGAGCCCGGGCGCTGACAATCCCCTCTGTAAGAGCGTAATTTAATTCTTCCGTTTATGTGAATCCATTTTTCACGCACGGTATCTAAATATATAGAAGGCGGTAGTCGAGTTAAAAAGCACATCCTATACCACCATCCTCCAGAGGGAAGAAGCCCTTTAAGTTTAAGGGCTTCTTTTTTTAAACGATTTCCCTCAGAACTTCCCTGGCTATGACGACCCTCTGTATCTCGGACGTCCCCTCGTATATCTCCGTGATCTTGGCGTCCCTGAAATGCCTCTCCACGGGGTAATCGACCGTGTACCCGTAACCGCCGTGTATCTGAATGGCCTTTGTCGTCACCCACATCGCGGTCTCGGCGGCATAGAGCTTGGCCATCGCGGATTCCTTGGAATAGTTCATATGCTTGTCCTTCATCACCGCCGCCTGAAGGGTAAGAAGACGCGACGCTTCCAGGCGCGTGGCCATGTCGGCCATCATGAACTGAAGCCCCTGGAACGACGATATGGTCCTGCCGAACGCCTGCCGCTCCTTCGAATATCTCACGGCCTCCTCCATCGCGGCCCGCGCTATGCCCACGGCCTGGGTAGCGACGCCTATCCTCCCGCCGTCGAGCGTGGCCATGGCGATCTTGAAGCCGTCCCCCTCCTGCCCGATCATCGCCGACCTGGGCACCTTGCAGTCCTCGAAGTATATCTGCGCCGTGCTCGTCGCCTTTATCCCGAGCTTGTGCTCCAGCTTCGCGACATTGATCCCGGGGGTATCCATGTCGATGATGAACGCCGAAATCCCGTGGTGCCCCTTTGACGGATCGGTAGCCGCTATCAGCACCATCACGTCGGCCTCGGCCCCGTTCGTAATCCACGCCTTTGCCCCGTTTATAACGTAAGAATCGTTCTTCCTTAATGCGATAGTCCTCATGCTCGCCGGGTCCGATCCCGCGTCCGGCTCGCTCAGTGAGAAGCATCCGAGCTTCTTCCCGCTCGCGAGGTCTGGAAGGTACTCCTGCTTCTGCTTCTCCGAGCCGAAGGCCAGTATCGGGCTGCAAACGAGGGAGTTGTTGACGGACATGATTATCCCCGTCGAGGCGCAGGCCGCGCATATCTCTTCCAATGAGATCACGTACGACACGCAGTCGAGCCCGCTGCCGCCGTACTCTTCGGGCACCATCATCCCCATGAACCCGAGCTCGCCCATCTTGTCCACGAGCCTTTTCGGGAACTTTCCCTCCCTGTCGTTTTCAGCGGCCTTCGGCCTGACTTCCCTGGCCGCGAAATCCCTGGCCGTCATTTTTATAAGGTCCTGCTCTTCCGTAAGCGTAATTATCGACATGCGTGACACCTCCGTTCTTGCTTGGCAACCGAGCGCTCGCTCGGTATTACATTCTAAAACCGATCGCACTTCATGTCAACAACTTTTTTAGCGGAGGGCTTTCATTATGAGATCTGTCTGCAGCTTGATGTACTGTTTGAGTGTG contains:
- a CDS encoding DNA-3-methyladenine glycosylase I, producing the protein MKKRCGWHGEDPLYVDYHDTEWGVPVHDDRTLFEMVVLDGAQAGLSWITILKRRDSYREAFDNFDAQKVAAYDERKIAELLENPGIIRNRLKVNSTVQNARAFLEVSGEFGTFDKYIWRFVGGRPIDNSRKSLAEIPARSKESDAMSKDMKKRGFSFVGSTICYAFMQAAGMVNDHIVDCFRYEEVRRISEGREK
- a CDS encoding AraC family ligand binding domain-containing protein, with the protein product MPKLIEGPSIIEAAGNKPKIIEEFAGRVNSGGDVASVARMTSPAGWEEPGQRPEFQEITVVLEGALRVEHEGGTMEVGAGQAVIAYPGEWVRYSTPNGAKYIAVCLPAFSPETVHRDPE
- a CDS encoding sulfotransferase gives rise to the protein MIVQTGSEESKLPDFLIVGAARSATTSLFYYLKNYDEIYMPARKEPWFFSYAGNPPDYSSPGAYDVVSKLDDYAALFKAARPDQIIGEASPSYLFTYSAVIRNIKDVYGGLYDKLRIIIILRNPAERAYSHFMLHKRGYKEPLDFRKAIEPDTITARRRDNWDIFYDYTGCGLYYEQVKAYMEEFPHVKVLLYEDLVQDPRKTLTDICEFLSVDYREDVKLERLNKSGVPKFELLNEIINKSSLLKDFLMAVIPVSVRKRMKHRAYMVNMKPVGMSEEYREYLRPFYVKDVENLSALLKRDLSVWLEPGR
- a CDS encoding acyl-CoA dehydrogenase — protein: MSIITLTEEQDLIKMTARDFAAREVRPKAAENDREGKFPKRLVDKMGELGFMGMMVPEEYGGSGLDCVSYVISLEEICAACASTGIIMSVNNSLVCSPILAFGSEKQKQEYLPDLASGKKLGCFSLSEPDAGSDPASMRTIALRKNDSYVINGAKAWITNGAEADVMVLIAATDPSKGHHGISAFIIDMDTPGINVAKLEHKLGIKATSTAQIYFEDCKVPRSAMIGQEGDGFKIAMATLDGGRIGVATQAVGIARAAMEEAVRYSKERQAFGRTISSFQGLQFMMADMATRLEASRLLTLQAAVMKDKHMNYSKESAMAKLYAAETAMWVTTKAIQIHGGYGYTVDYPVERHFRDAKITEIYEGTSEIQRVVIAREVLREIV